A window of Magallana gigas chromosome 8, xbMagGiga1.1, whole genome shotgun sequence genomic DNA:
GATTGAAATCTTGCAGAACATCTTCCACGGTAGGTATAAGGTATCGCTCACGCATGACAGCTTGGTTTGCTTTTCTCATGTCCACACATAATCGAATGTCATTTCTCTTAGGCACAACTGGCGAGACCCAGTGACTTGGTGATTCAACCTTCTCTATGATGTCCTGTTGTACTAGCTCATCAAGCTTCTTCTCCAATTTTTCCCTCAGGTGGTATGCGATTCGTCTAAGGGGCTGTACCACAGGTGTCACCTCCGGATCAATCGGAATCTTCAGACGATAGTCCTTCAGTTTTCCAATGCCAGTAAAAAACAATGGAAACTTTAACATCAACTCAGTTTTTCTGTCATTCACACAGTTAACATTAGCTAACTCAAGTTTCAAAAGTCCAAGTTTCACAGCTGTGTCCTTCCCCAAAATACCAGGTGCCTCCTCTTGAATCACAAAAAAGTCTGTGTTTACACTCTTTTCGTTGCACAAGCTCACATCTGCTTGGAAGCTCCCAGGAACTGTTAGGGGGTTTCCACTATACGCAAACAGTTCCTTCGAGGACCTCTTACTAATGCACTTTACTCTGTTGACCTTCAGAGATTCCTATAACTTCTGGTCCATGACGTTGACAGTTGCTCCAGAGTCAACTAACAAATTCACCTGCACTCCACCTACAGTTACATAACAAAACTGTCCTTTGATCCACTGCTACTTATACTAAATGTATAATGTTCCTGAACATCCTCGGTATCATGGCTCACATCTTCATTCACATCAACAGTTCGTACTCTATACCTTGACGGTTTTCGTTTTGAATGTTTGTTTGAGTTTCCagttttgcacattttttcgaaATGTCCGACATTCCCACACTTGTTACAGGAGCGCTTCAATGCCGGACATCCAGGGTCCTTCTTTATGTGTCCTCTCCTCCCACATGCATAGCATATTGGGTTAGTCATGTGTTTGTTCTTGTGCTGAATTCGATTCACTGATGAGGTCTGATTTTCTGATGACTGTTGAGGATCTTTCCCCTCCATGACCTGAGCTTGGTAATCTGCAAATTCCATTGCCTGGGCCGTTTGTCTCAATTTTTCTAGTGTCAAGTCTTTGATCTCTAATAATTTCCTACGGAGTCTGTGTGAAATACACTTCTCAATCACTTGATCTCTTATCATTTCATCTGTTCCTCCTCCGAAGTTACAGTACTCTGCTCTCTCTCGTAAACGAGTAATGAACTGTTCTATGGTTTCGTTTATCTGTTGGCACGTTGGTCTGAATAGTGATCGTTCGTAAGGAACATTTGTCATAGGTGAAAAATGGTCTGTTAATAACTTACACGCAACGTCGTACAGTCTGGTTTTCACCTGGCTCCGTTTCCGTGAGTGTGAAATAAATATCTTGTACCTCATTTCCTGCTGAGTGTAAAAGGAGAGCTTTCTTTTGATCTGCCCTCGTCACGCCTTTCCCCACTGCTGTACAGCTCGAAACCGCGCGGCCATTTCTGCCACCGAAATCCCACATTGTCCACATCGCCATTCGGGTCGAATCTCTGAATACCACCAATTTCAATCGATTTCATCTTCACCTCAGATAACTTGGTTTATCCTCGTCGCAAATGTACTATCGGATTATGTTAGATTGCGAACATGTGCTCAACACCATTTAAGGTACATACATTTATTAACTCGTACATAAAATGGTTACACAGGCACAATTAACTCATACGACAAGTATTCCTACAATGCACGACACTACAAAGATTATATCAAAAGTGAACCAATTGTAGTGTACCCTAGACACGTTTAGACACGTTTAAGTGAGTTTTAATTCAGAGTACTGTCGTACTTACCGCCTCAGGTGCATTAGGAAACAGTCGCTGAAACATTTGATACGGTAAAGTGAGCgcacaaaatttaaattgatttcttgcagcgtgaaattaaaaccatcgcgaTTGGTACTTTTAGAgaaatcgtgaaattttaacAGCGTGGAATTAGAACGAattacagtattttaaattttattcctgacttcatattttttgggttaagtggggggggggggggggttaattgatagtttttgttatatttaaacaCCGATTTAAAGTATTTTGCTGGTGCAGTACTATAACTTTGCAGTCAGTCCCCCTTTTAATAAAAGCTTTAGTAGGCtttgttacattttaaaaatagttctCATTCACTATGAAAACGATAATCATGTCGATTGTAGATATGTAGAATGCGGTACATGCAATATTCTTCGAAATCCTAGCGGAGAGTTATCGATGAGTTTATCCCCTAAATCGTTCAAAGATTATAAAGCGATGGATAAATCTACAACACGAGTTAAAAACCTGATTCATATTCAACTTGTTAATCCAGAAACCGAGATATAATCGGGAAATATTGCAGCTGATCATGGACCTCCGCAACTGTGAGAAAATTTAAAGCCGATTATTCAGAATTGACTAGATATTTTAGAGATTCGTTCATGTATAAACGCTAGcttacaaacagaaaaaaagaaaatcagacTATGATTGTTCTGATGAGTGCCAAGTCACAGAATTTGAACTCTTAACTTTCACCTTAGTTTCACAGTCGTTACTTTCAAGTAGTACAAAGCATTCttgtttttgatattattttaaagatatttacaaACACTTACGCAATTCACATGAAATGACAACTTTGCCTAAGAAGGTAATAaagtttgataaacattaatCAGGTCGGGGAAACTATTTTTTGTGACGtctgaataaatttacatactAAATAAGGCAGAGACGTAATCGATAAACTGACCAATCAGCTGAATGACTTTCCTAGGTTAAAATGCATTATGGGCTACTACAAAAAATGCTACGTTTAAAAATGCTCCTTTTCTAATTGTTTTCTAGAAAGgcatatttaatttctttaataattccgtacaaaacaatatttacatcatcATCTACTATTTCCAAGTTAACATCTACAAACACTCATTTTACAATAGTAAACATTTGGGATCATCAAgtatattttttgacaaaagcCTTCCTGCTAGCGCTGATATTTAGTGAAGAATGATTTTACGTGTTTTCATGATTCTAAGCATTCGACTCGGAGGAGTTCGTGCATTGTCAGGCATTCAAAAGACCTCATGCGGCCCTTAAATGCCTTAGTGTAAATGGTTACGAGAGGCGTGTTTGGTGTGTACTCTTGATATTAATCCATGTATTCTTATAGACAGTACTTATAGTTAGTGTATGCATCTACTCGGACTTATGGTATTCCATTACAGCGAGCATGTACAAAGATGAGACATACtcttatatatgcatgtacatatctACAATGATCAATGTACATGCGTATTGATTGTTACTATTGTGTTATATAAATGTCATACaacaataaacatgtatcaaaatgaattcagttttaaattctaGTCAACAAATAGCACTACAACAGCGAAAAACACAAATTACGAAAATCAAATACTGGAATATAATGACTTGTGAAGACTTTATGAGAGGTATTTCAACGTActatttaacatgaaaaatcGGCAATGTTTGTAAATGTGAGCATGAAAATTCTTATTAAGTACCTAACCTttgaattttttacaaaaaattgaatatttttataaattgacgTTCTCGCAGTCATTTGAAATCATGTCGTTAATTAGTCTAAACCACAtgtttattgtaaaaagaaaacatgtagTAAATCACATGTGTTGCTTTTTATTCACTGATAGGCGGTTGTTCGCGGTACGCATCGCTCTGCGCAATGACACCaatatccatataaggtagtttCCCCGACCTGTTAATGCAAGGGTATTCTTCGAATCTTTCTATGGACTAtaaactgcgtcttaaccattcagatttcagtattcaaTATGGAAGTATCATAATAAGTATTGTTAAGGCGTTAATAGACTGACAAACCAATGTACCATACAGCCGGATACCTACGTATAATATAACATGACGAGAACAATCTTACGTGTGAATaacaatatattaaacaatttgtatttttgacaGCTATTACGTTCCAATTataagttcttttttttaaaattacaaacagGGCCTATTGATTTGTGGTGGACGGGTGGTTCTGATAACGGACAAGAAGGCATATGGAGGTGGAACTTTTCTGGCAGATACTTCAACGACAATTACAATTCTTGGCAAGCTGGTGAACCTGATGGAGGAATAAGAGAAAATTGTTTATTGACATCTCTTTCTGGAAATTGGCAAGATGAACCGTGTGCAAATAGTTATTATTATGTTTGCGAACGTCAGCTCGGATTTTGACAGCCATGTTACCAGCATCTAGGGTCGGGGTTTTCTTTTTGCCTCTTTCagttttataattaagaaattcGTGTTTCTATATGTTGTTAAGttaatttatttcttgaatTAATTCTGCAATTACGACTTTTGTAATGCTGTTGTAATACGGGATTTGTTGTCGTAACAATGgcttacatgtatcaattcgACCTCACTAGAATTTCGTGAATGTACTGTCAGCACATTTAGACAAAATGTTATTACAAGGCTTTTTGACAAATGTAGATTAAAACTTTTTGACAAATGTAGATTAAAACTACATTCATTTTTGTTAGTGCTCAGCACTATTGTTATAAAATCTGCTTTTGGTGTTTACATTCACAAATAGATGTGGCGGGTATACTTCGTTTGCTTGACTGTCTGTTAAGGAGGCTGATGGACAACaattattaatatacatattAATCATCAGATCCTCCCCAAGTTTTCAGATCTGATTTGCTTTTATATATCACAAATACCATGTAGCAAATAGATAtagtttagatttttaaaatagctAGCCATTTCATTTAGTTAACAATTAACATCTTTACATATCTTTCTGACATCTAGTTGCTTTTATTGTTACTTCTAGCGAATCTATAACTATTTAATATacaccaaaatacatgtatgtatatgtaatatacTATATAATAGTATATTTAGAATTCTCTTTTGAACTTTTGAAGTTTTTGAGTgcatttgaataaaagaaatacaaatacagtaaaacttgtttattgCGAACTTTAGGGGACTAATgaatttacttcgttatatctgtaattcgttatatccataaAGTATTTACAGCGAATTCGCAGTAAGACAATTCTGCTACCTCACTACCGGAAATCTATCCTGGGTACTAATTACAAAACCCAtagaagatattttaaattatagtttccgtatataaaagtaaaagtCGTAGGTTAATGATatgttaaaataacaattaaataaaataaattaaaaagaaataactaagattgattttatttctgCGGAAAAATATCTTTGATTGGCATAAGGAATACATTATTTCATAACTGTATGtacagttttacaaaaaaacataaTACAAATCCATACGATGGATGTCAATTTAACCCACGCTGATATTCAGGGTAATGCACAATTCAtttcttagaaaaaaaagttttcaattgttgtttgttttttcatgAGATCATGTTCGATTTCACTCAGTTGAGAAAATCGTTTTTCGCTGATATTCTGTTGCGTTTTCAGTCAGCGACGAATGATATCGACCGCCAAGGCTATGTCATGTAATGATGGTGGGTTTTTACTCCGGTTCCGAATCTGAGTTAGCTccgatttcacaaaaaaaacttaagtttttacCTAAGTTTAATCTCAAATCCTAAGAATTTACTCAGCTGAGATCTTTCTCAAATTGCATTTCACAAAACAAATTTAGTCAATTCTCAGCTGagttgaaatttttacttaGCTGAGTTTTCTCCTCATTGCTATTAGTGGTCtcgaaataaaaaacaatacttCCGGTGACAGCtctatatttgtaaacaaatcgtCTGCTCGGTTATTCAATGCTGCGAAAGTGCGAAAACCAAATTGGACTGAAAAAGAATGTTTGCTGCTGGTGGAGGCAGTCCGCAACAGAGAGGATCGCCTCTTTGGAAAGATGAAAGGTCCTGGCTGCACGAAACACAGTAAAGTGAAGGAAATTGCCTGGGAGGAGGTTGCCCAGTCTGTAAACTCGtatttatatatacaacatGCTTTTCGTTGACTTTAGCACAAATTATCTTGTCCTTCTAGTGTtcggtacatgtaaatcaatttaTATATCGACTCTGAAATAGCGGTATAACCAAAGCGTAAATCCTTAGCATAGTGATTACATTGGGAACATAGGGTTTTTTCCCGATCTATAAATAGTGCGTCTACTCTAACCGATGTTCCTAAAAACTGCTGATGAATAACCATTGGTTAGCATAGATGTAAATAGTGCTGACAGTTGTACTGGTTTGTATCTTGTAATTTGATAATAAACTTCCACAGTAAACAGAGGTAAAGGCTTAGTCAGTTAGattatcataaaatcatttagacTTATACATTAGCGTATTATTTGGAATTATATCCATTTTCGAAATACgaatttacatataattaagttatacaaatatatcatataatagaTTCATATGATTGTAGTTAGGTCACTTCTTTCATTTAATGGCAACGCTTTTATAGTatcaatttctaaaacatttcagaCAATCATGTACCATCTCTAAAACAGTTGAAGAAATCAAGAAGCAGTATGCTAATATCAAACAAAGAGGTATGTATATTTTAGTAATCAAAGTACCTGggttaattataattttcacttttgtgtttttttatttgataattatttttaagcCTTTCATGCAAAGATGTTTGATGATCTAGGAAACTGAAATGATTAGAAATTCACAGTATTTAAGCAATATACTCTCAGTTTTGCACATGCAAGTACGAAGGGGCAGACAGCAGATTTTATATATtgcataattatgtaaaattgaTTCTTAAATGTACGTTACATATGAGTAAGCATGTTGCTGTtatgataattaatttaaaatttttatacacAAATATTCTTGTGTATATTTGATCAGCAAAGGAAAAGGCAGATGCTTTACGGAGACCTGCCACTGGCGGAGGACCAAAACCACCCTCACCATCCCCAGTTGAGGCAGAGTTTTTGAGTGGAATGGGGGACAGGCCAACACTGAGTGGACTAGCCTCAGGCTATGACACAGAAGAaggtattaatttttataaaatgtgtttaaggCTTTATCTCTCATATATTAAAAGAATGTATTAAATTAGCACTATAATACCAAGGTTGCATGAAGTTCCATGTATGACAGGCACCATTCACAGAAATAAGCTGAAACATATATAGTTTCACCATCGATAAACTGATGGACTATGAGAAATAGTTTACTATTGTAAACAATTCTTATTAAACTATAGTTTTCACCTGTAAATTGTACCATATATTATTCATTATGATAATAGTATCACTGAACTTGGCTTTTGACCTAGCTCCATCACTCTAGCTTCAATTTTAAGAGTTTAATGGTTTTTGACATGATgtcaaaattctaaaaaaaaataaattgaaaatgtttaactttGCATATGGAGCCAAACAGAGTATCCTtcaaaaacaattcaaatatgtTAAAGCTGTCTATATGTTGCACATATGTGATACAGACAGTTTGAATGAATGAActcagctttaaaaaaaattgttgagcAGTTcagtataataattattattgttatactttcatgttaaatactgaaatctgattggttaagacacagttaataatatttactattaccctcagcgttagcaacgcacttggcaacgggtaacattaaaaaatattacatgcgcgaaaattatgcgcgtacggttcgctgtagatttcacgttattcctatataaaagcagtataattttcttaaaatttttaataaagacattcagtataacaaaataaatagtgcctgtttaggaggataacagttgaaattgacacccctcgaaaaccattgtcaacctccgcttcgcgtcggttgacaatggttttctcggggtgtcaatttcaactgttaccctcccaaacaggcactatttatataatacaatcagGTGCATCAGTgacttttattttattgcagTGCAAATAGAACTTGTACACGAGTTTAATAGCGACAGCAACATTGTCCCTTCCAGTAATGACACTGATACGggtaaaattaataatacatgaaTGAAAGCTCTAATGGTGATACATAATTAATGAACACACACAAATAATTATGAAGTTATTGTTACTACACTGAAAGATATTAAACTGAATTTTAGAATAGCAGcatgtataatatttcaaaattgttcatcTATTTATCTGAGTGACAATTGTTTAGAACTATATTGACACGACTGTGATATTctaatttagaaatatgtaattcaatttgaatatttacagCTTGTACCAATGCAGTAAATTACCAGCTAATTGACCTGCCGGTAGTGACGACTTCCACTGGTCAGAGGACATCAAAAAGAAGAAAGACAATGGAGGATGAAGAAATTTTAACCCTTCAAGCAGAAAGGgaaaagtatattcaggagactgcattttataaaacaaaaacaaagtacattaacttaaaattcaaaCAGTTAGAAAAAAATGCTCGTAATTTTGAACAGTAGGCTAATTTAAATTGGTATTAAGTTGAATATTGGCTCAAGTGAGCTTATCTGATCAAAGTTTTTCTGGCATTTGTTGTGGTTGAAGGGATTTAAACATGTGACCACCAAAattcatatcccagtgaacttataacttgcaatttatttgtttaaaaaaagagtttcaatttttttttaaagaagggggtaattatttattaattggGGTTTTTAAACtgtatacataaattaatgatGACTACATTAGCAAGCAACCACCTTGATGAAGGCTGTCATTTCAGTTTTCTCAACATTATCAGCCATTTCTTTTATTGACCAGATGTACTTCAGCAAACACTCAGtacattttactttttcaaaaattcttgattcattcaataatttgttaaaagacagatataaatacatttacatttgtcaGTGTCTTTGTCTCTATAAATAACACTATactaataaattttttaatatacagtcCAATATTCAAATGTCGTAATTTATTCAGTCCCAAGAGGGGTTTACTTAATTGCCTTATTTTATACCTGCATGAATCACCGAAGAAAGCATATTGTTTACATTGCCAGAATTGGAGTATTATAAGGAATTAATTTCATCGTTTTCTCGGGTAAGCAATATGggcctttttaaagaaaagatatGTATACACTAGACAAAATTTCTAACGcaccatttaaaataaaatgatatttacatcctaaaaatttcttaagatgtattaaatgtttaaataggTGACCTTAATTATAAGTAAGACAT
This region includes:
- the LOC105321618 gene encoding uncharacterized protein, which encodes MKGPGCTKHSKVKEIAWEEVAQSVNSQSCTISKTVEEIKKQYANIKQRAKEKADALRRPATGGGPKPPSPSPVEAEFLSGMGDRPTLSGLASGYDTEEVQIELVHEFNSDSNIVPSSNDTDTACTNAVNYQLIDLPVVTTSTGQRTSKRRKTMEDEEILTLQAEREKYIQETAFYKTKTKYINLKFKQLEKNARNFEQ